The segment NNNNNNNNNNNNNNNNNNNNNNNNNNNNNNNNNNNNNNNNNNNNNNNNNNNNNNNNNNNNNNNNNNNNNNNNNNNNNNNNNNNNNNNNNNNNNNNNNNNNNNNNNNNNNNNNNNNNNNNNNNNNNNNNNNNNNNNNNNNNNNNNNNNNNNNNNNNNNNNNNNNNNNNNNNNNNNNNNNNNNNNNNNNNNNNNNNNNNNNNNNNNNNNNNNNNNNNNNNNNNNNNNNNNNNNNNNNNNNNNNNNNNNNNNNNNNNNNNNNNNNNNNNNNNNNNNNNNNNNNNNNNNNNNNNNNNNNNNNNNNNNNNNNNNNNNNNNNNNNNNNNNNNNNNNNNNNNNNNNNNNNNNNNNNNNNNNNNNNNNNNNNNNNNNNNNNNNNNNNNNNNNNNNNNNNNNNNNNNNNNNNNNNNNNNNNNNNNNNNNNNNNNNNNNNNNNNNNNNNNNNNNNNNNNNNNNNNNNNNNNNNNNNNNNNNNNNNNNNNNNNNNNNNNNNNNNNNNNNNNNNNNNNNNNNNNNNNNNNNNNNNNNNNNNNNNNNNNNNNNNNNNNNNNNNNNNNNNNNNNNNNNNNNNNNNNNNNNNNNNNNNNNNNNNNNNNNNNNNNNNNNNNNNNNNNNNNNNNNNNNNNNNNNNNNNNNNNNNNNNNNNNNNNNNNNNNNNNNNNNNNNNNNNNNNNNNNNNNNNNNNNNNNNNNNNNNNNNNNNNNNNNNNNNNNNNNNNNNNNNNNNNNNNNNNNNNNNNNNNNNNNNNNNNNNNNNNNNNNNNNNNNNNNNNNNNNNNNNNNNNNNNNNNNNNNNNNNNNNNNNNNNNNNNNNNNNNNNNNNNNNNNNNNNNNNNNNNNNNNNNNNNNNNNNNNNNNNNNNNNNNNNNNNNNNNNNNNNNNNNNNNNNNNNNNNNNNNNNNNNNNNNNNNNNNNNNNNNNNNNNNNNNNNNNNNNNNNNNNNNNNNNNNNNNNNNNNNNNNNNNNNNNNNNNNNNNNNNNNNNNNNNNNNNNNNNNNNNNNNNNNNNNNNNNNNNNNNNNNNNNNNNNNNNNNNNNNNNNNNNNNNNNNNNNNNNNNNNNNNNNNNNNNNNNNNNNNNNNNNNNNNNNNNNNNNNNNNNNNNNNNNNNNNNNNNNNNNNNNNNNNNNNNNNNNNNNNNNNNNNNNNNNNNNNNNNNNNNNNNNNNNNNNNNNNNNNNNNNNNNNNNNNNNNNNNNNNNNNNNNNNNNNNNNNNNNNNNttttttggtagattggcttatggggtgattttgaaggagtaattaagttaatcttctatAAGTGTTATCTTCCCTCCAAAACTGACATATTAAAtggatattaaaacactttaaaacttacacctcaggagttcttacctgtcgggatccactgatagttgttgcaattaattgcactacactgttttcttttacttttttctcctctctccttgacatcttgcatgttgtctggacgcaacagtccaagctcaacagtccaaaatggcggtagcgcccctagtggctgttggcagaaATTCAACGGAGcctcgcctcttggtatccatgctctttggtcGACTTCTTCAGATCCAGGTGAGAcaaacagctgtctgtctgtctgtctgtctgtctgtctgtctgtctgtctctctctctctttggaCACACCATGTGACACAAacttctgtcagaaaaaaaaagattaaaaatagtgacatttcattaaaatcactttattctaaaaataaacaatttgcacaacaagtgaaaaacaagcttttttaaaCTCCAGGATTTAATGTCAACTTTTAAACATCAGAGTTTTATTAATCTAATAACTCATTAATGGAGGAGTGAAGGTCACAGCTCAGTCTGaacctctgataaataaagaacagtcacTTATGACGTCATCAGGTGAAATGTTATCATGTCTCACCTGTGATGACATCAGACTTTGCGTCATTATATCAACGATTtgtttataatataataattcaAATAGAAGTTCTTTCCCgctttatatttgtgttcagTTAACAGGTTGATCTCtgcaaagacattaaaaacatgttCATGATGTTCAGACAGTAAAACAGGATCAGCGTCTTTAGTTCAGTGTGtgtggctcttaaaagagccgtttgtttgtttgtttgtttgcagccGGGTGTTTACTTCTTGCTCTGCTTCTCGGTCTTCTTGGGCAGCAGGACAGCCTGGATGTTGGGCAGCACGCCGCCCTGAGCGATGGTGACTCCGCCCAGCAGCTTGTTGAGCTCCTCGTCGTTGCGGACGGCCAGCTGCAGGTGACGGGGGATGATCCTGGTCTTCTTGTTGTCGCGGGCAGCGTTCCCAGCCAGCTCCAGGATCTCAGCGGTCAGATACTCCAGCACCGCCGCCAGGTACACCGGAGCTCCGGCACCGACCCGCTGAGCGTAGTTCCCCTTCCTCAGGAGCCTGTGGACACGgccgacagggaactgaagtCCGGCACGAGATGAACGGCTCTTCGCCTTGGCCTTGACTTTTCCAGTTTTTCCTCCACGACCAGAcatcttgtttattttctattcGTCAACAACGATCAAAGTTTACTAACTCACCGCCCTAACTCACTTTATATATTCTCCcagctgctctctgattggtcagagtgaGCGCATCTATAATCGTCCAATCAGAATAGAGCTCCTCTCAGCCTCATGTAGTATCGACAGAAAACAGTTGAAGGTTCCGGTTTCGACGTCAGCTCAAAAATATCGCTTCCGTTTTGCGCTCTGTagaattttcagaataaaacgtAAAAGCTAGAAGTTAATTCGATTTCTCATGTTGTATccatttcagctgaaatttacCTCCAGTGAGTTTTAATGAGTCAGACAAAGAACAGACACACTCCAAATATAAACACAGATATTATAGAGCTGCTCACATTTTGGTGTCGCAGTAGTGTCAACATTAAATCATAACAGCAGGTGAAACTTCTCATCATGTGTCAAACAAGTCACAAtatggaaaattaaaaaatttaatACTTTCAGAGTAAGGGTCTAATATTTAGAGAATGTACTGTTTATAGTGGGTAAAAAAGTTGTAaatatattgttgttgttttttaaatttgacaatATTTACAcgttttgtgtgtttctgtctcaaaatttcaaattaaataaaatattaattaattatgttGTAAACATGACAGATGGACATTTTGGTAAAATATGAAGATGCTACAGAAACTTTTAACTGATGTGACAGATCTTACATGAAAtcagaatattattattattattattattattattattattattattcagtattatttattattattatcacacacagtatttcagtgggtcaaagtttcttctCAGTTGTTTCCAGATTTCAGAATAAATTCGCAATATTGGcaaaaaaacccaccaacaacaacaaaatcccAGCAGAacctatttttgttgttgttttgttttttaaatgtaatggaATAGATGTCATACTTTGAAAGTAAAATCACAACTGGAAAAGTTGAAAAGTTGTTAGATTTGAAAAtagctgttgtgttttgataAAGAAGTGTAATGtaaccaaaacacattttagtatTTCAAGaatgaattgtttttatttcagcaaaTATTTCTCATCAAAATTAACTATAtttcctttttgtgtgtctCAGCCCCAATATTTTACActaaattaaatctaaattaattCTATTGTAAAGATGGCAGATGGACTTTTTGTAGAAGGTgctttaaagtaaaaaatacattaaataaggaattgtgaaaaatataaaatgcacaGAAAGTTAAATATGAAATGCAAACAGAGGATGAATatctaaataaacacaaatgtaaatcTAAATATGGGTTAACATATCCAGTAACTGCCAGTCCAGTTTATTATAGGtttaaaatatagaaatataatatatatatatatatatatatatatatatatatatatatatattattatattatatatataatatttgtaattaaatcacattaatatgaatataatataaaaataataatatacatataaaaatgttgttttatgggaaaaagtaaattaataaattgattctgctgttgttgtgtttttgacatgcttttattttgaaggttaGGCCCAAACTGTGTTTGCGAGGccttttttttagtttgatCCTCAGGTGTGAAACAGCGCCCCCCTCTGGACTGTGACGTCAGTTCATCAGGTGATTTTACCTTGATGATGCTGTGAACAGACAGAAAGTGGTAAAAAGGACAGTTTCCTGTTGATGTCTCAACAATCGACTTCTTCAGATCCAGATGAGACAAACAGCTGTTTCATCAATAAGATTCAGTNACAGACAGAAAGTGGTAAAAAGGACAGTTTCCTGTTGATGTCTCAACAATCGACTTCTTCAGATCCAGATGAGACAAACAGCTGTTTCATCAATAAgattcagtctgttcatctctttgtttattttcatccaGGGAACTGAAATCAgttgattatattattttaataaagctgcctgaagtttatttatattgtcaataataataatcagaatcagaaaaatTTGAAACTTAGCGTCCATGTACGATAtcaccacacaaaaatatcacaatactataNNNNNNNNNNNNNNNNNNNNNNNNNNNNNNNNNNNNNNNNNNNNNNNNNNNNNNNNNNNNNNNNNNNNNNNNNNNNNNNNNNNNNNNNNNNNNNNNNNNNNNNNNNNNNNNNNNNNNNNNNNNNNNNNNNNNNNNNNNNNNNNNNNNNNNNNNNNNNNNNNNNNNNNNNNNNNNNNNNNNNNNNNNNNNNNNNNNNNNNNNNNNNNNNNNNNNNNNNNNNNNNNNNNNNNNNNNNNNNNNNNNNNNNNNNNNNNNNNNNNNNNNNNNNNNNNNNNNNNNNNNNNNNNNNNNNNNNNNNNNNNNNNNNNNNNNNNNNNNNNNNNNNNNNNNNNNNNNNNNNNNNNNNNNNNNNNNNNNNNNNNNNNNNNNNNNNNNNNNNNNNNNNNNNNNNNNNNNNNNNNNNNNNNNNNNNNNNNNNNNNNNNNNNNNNNNNNNNNNNNNNNNNNNNNNNNNNNNNNNNNNNNNNNNNNNNNNNNNNNNNNNNNNNNNNNNNNNNNNNNNNNNNNNNNNNNNNNNNNNNNNNNNNNNNNNNNNNNNNNNNNNNNNNNNNNNNNNNNNNNNNNNNNNNNNNNNNNNNNNNNNNNNNNNNNNNNNNNNNNNNNNNNNNNNNNNNNNNNNNNNNNNNNNNNNNNNNNNNNNNNNNNNNNNNNNNNNNNNNNNNNNNNNNNNNNNNNNNNNNNNNNNNNNNNNNNNNNNNNNNNNNNNNNNNNNNNNNNNNNNNNNNNNNNNNNNNNNNNNNNNNNNNNNNNNNNNNNNNNNNNNNNNNNNNNNNNNNNNNNNNNNNNNNNNNNNNNNNNNNNNNNNNNNNNNNNNNNNNNNNNNNNNNNNNNNNNNNNNNNNNNNNNNNNNNNNNNNNNNNNNNNNNNNNNNNNNNNNNNNNNNNNNNNNNNNNNNNNNNNNNNNNNNNNNNNNNNNNNNNNNNNNNNNNNNNNNNNNNNNNNNNNNNNNNNNNNNNNNNNNNNNNNNNNNNNNNNNNNNNNNNNNNNNNNNNNNNNNNNNNNNNNNNNNNNNNNNNNNNNNNNNNNNNNNNNNNNNNNNNNNNNNNNNNNNNNNNNNNNNNNNNNNNNNNNNNNNNNNNNNNNNNNNNNNNNNNNNNNNNNNNNNNNNNNNNNNNNNNNNNNNNNNNNNNNNNNNNNNNNNNNNNNNNNNNNNNNNNNNNNNNNNNNNNNNNNNNNNNNNNNNNNNNNNNNNNNNNNNNNNNNNNNNNNNNNNNNNNNNNNNNNNNNNNNNNNNNNNNNNNNNNNNNNNNNNNNNNNNNNNNNNNNNNNNNNNNNNNNNNNNNNNNNNNNNNNNNNNNNNNNNNNNNNNNNNNNNNNNNNNNNNNNNNNNNNNNNNNNNNNNNNNNNNNNNNNNNNNNNNNNNNNNNNNNNNNNNNNNNNNNNNNNNNNNNNNNNNNNNNNNNNNNNNNNNNNNNNNNNNNNNNNNNNNNNNNNNNNNNNNNNNNNNNNNNNNNNNNNNNNNNNNNNNNNNNNNNNNNNNNNNNNNNNNNNNNNNNNNNNNNNNNNNNNNNNNNNNNNNNNNNNNNNNNNNNNNNNNNNNNNNNNNNNNNNNNNNNNNNNNNNNNNNNNNNNNNNNNNNNNNNNNNNNNNNNNNNNNNNNNNNNNNNNNNNNNNNNNNNNNNNNNNNNNNNNNNNNNNNNNNNNNNNNNNNNNNNNNNNNNNNNNNNNNNNNNNNNNNNNNNNNNNNNNNNNNNNNNNNNNNNNNNNNNNNNNNNNNNNNNNNNNNNNNNNNNNNNNNNNNNNNNNNNNNNNNNNNNNNNNNNNNNNNNNNNNNNNNNNNNNNNNNNNNNNNNNNNNNNNNNNNNNNNNNNNNNNNNNNNNNNNNNNNNNNNNNNNNNNNNNNNNNNNNNNNNNNNNNNNNNNNNNNNNNNNNNNNNNNNNNNNNNNNNNNNNNNNNNNNNNNNNNNNNNNNNNNNNNNNNNNNNNNNNNNNNNNNNNNNNNNNNNNNNNNNNNNNNNNNNNNNNNNNNNNNNNNNNNNNNNNNNNNNNNNNNNNNNNNNNNNNNNNNNNNNNNNNNNNNNNNNNNNNNNNNNNNNNNNNNNNNNNNNNNNNNNNNNNNNNNNNNNNNNNNNNNNNNNNNNNNNNNNNNNNNNNNNNNNNNNNNNNNNNNNNNNNNNNNNNNNNNNNNNNNNNNNNNNNNNNNNNNNNNNNNNNNNNNNNNNNNNNNNNNNNNNNNNNNNNNNNNNNNNNNNNNNNNNNNNNNNNNNNNNNNNNNNNNNNNNNNNNNNNNNNNNNNNNNNNNNNNNNNNNNNNNNNNNNNNNNNNNNNNNNNNNNNNNNNNNNNNNNNNNNNNNNNNNNNNNNNNNNNNNNNNNNNNNNNNNNNNNNNNNNNNNNNNNNNNNNNNNNNNNNNNNNNNNNNNNNNNNNNNNNNNNNNNNNNNNNNNNNNNNNNNNNNNNNNNNNNNNNNNNNNNNNNNNNNNNNNNNNNNNNNNNNNNNNNNNNNNNNNNNNNNNNNNNNNNNNNNNNNNNNNNNNNNNNNNNNNNNNNNNNNNNNNNNNNNNNNNNNNNNNNNNNNNNNNNNNNNNNNNNNNNNNNNNNNNNNNNNNNNNNNNNNNNNNNNNNNNNNNNNNNNNNNNNNNNNNNNNNNNNNNNNNNNNNNNNNNNNNNNNNNNNNNNNNNNNNNNNNNNNNNNNNNNNNNNNNNNNNNNNNNNNNNNNNNNNNNNNNNNNNNNNNNNNNNNNNNNNNNNNNNNNNNNNNNNNNNNNNNNNNNNNNNNNNNNNNNNNNNNNNNNNNNNNNNNNNNNNNNNNNNNNNNNNNNNNNNNNNNNNNNNNNNNNNNNNNNNNNNNNNNNNNNNNNNNNNNNNNNNNNNNNNNNNNNNNNNNNNNNNNNNNNNNNNNNNNNNNNNNNNNNNNNNNNNNNNNNNNNNNNNNNNNNNNNNNtccatccaaagtgggatgaatgccgtctctcctaataagaccaggttttccccagaaagtttgccaattattaacgaaacccacatcgtttgctggacaccacctggacagccagcgattaaatgatgaagacttgaagtagacgttaaagcaactgaagtaagaaagcagaaagcaggctcgtagaattcaccagagcagcacagagacgctgtcacagaaacaccggaaatgacacaactcgcttaccgcaatacgtcagcaccaGTTTTCTGTTGGAGGTACTACAGTAGTACAGGTCCTGCAGTACGACACATACTACAGTAGTACAGGTCCTGCAGTACGACACATACTACAGTAGTACATTTCCTGCAGCACTACACACACTACAGCAGTACTGCAGTGTGTGTAGTACTGTAGTACAAGTCCTGCAGtgactcacactcacactgtggTAGTAGTTACACTTTAGTCCAGCAGGTGTCGCTGCTGTATCGAACATAATAAAGAGTGTCATGATGATGATCATCATAAAGTTCTTCAGTTTCAAgatattcatgttttattttcagtgatttttactgcaaaactgaaaaatacaaaaacctTCAGACTCAAGAGATAGAGAtggatttaaaacatttttaaatattttaaagtgaTTCTCTCACTTTATCCAGTTTATTAGGGACTGGATCAGGTGGTAGGAGGTGACCTGGGTGGATGAGGGCGGGAGGACTCCACCCTAAAATgccagctgacaggagcagagaggagaacaggtTGAAAGTGTGGCAGtatgtgattggctgaaggagGTCGTGGCAATGTTTGATTGGCTAACCAGGAAAGGGAACGCTCTCAGTCAGCTGACTGGAGGAAGCtgtgggacagagagagaactgtGAATACatatagcataaagaaagtcttcctgactgaactcaCGCTGAGCATAATTTAAACTCGATTTAGGTGGAGCACATAAACATCACAGCTGAGGAGCATCATGTTAATGTTGAGATGGGGAGGAGACAAGAGCCCAAAGCTTACATTCTTCTCTTTCAACACCTTCAACAGTGGATTCATGCTCATTGATTGGAGGGAGTGCATTAAAGACACATTCTTTAAGGCCTGATTTAGTTGAAAGCCCACTCACCACGTCAAGGTACAGGCCACGAGTGGGGTGTTAATAAGACGGGACAGAATGTTAgtataaacagacaaacacagggGAGGGGTATACACGTAGACAAGACACATACAGTAGACATAGAGGAGGTAGAGTGGCTCTCATGCCAATAGGTCAACATTACTTCAGACCTTGAACT is part of the Epinephelus moara isolate mb chromosome 22, YSFRI_EMoa_1.0, whole genome shotgun sequence genome and harbors:
- the LOC126384489 gene encoding histone H2A, sperm, coding for MSGRGGKTGKVKAKAKSRSSRAGLQFPVGRVHRLLRKGNYAQRVGAGAPVYLAAVLEYLTAEILELAGNAARDNKKTRIIPRHLQLAVRNDEELNKLLGGVTIAQGGVLPNIQAVLLPKKTEKQSKK